The nucleotide window CGCCTCTGATTTACCTCTTATTAACGTCCTTATTAACACCAGATTTGGCTACTATTTTTTACCTTATATAAACATGAACAGAGCGGTAGGCAGAACATTTTCACCAGAATCGTTTAACGATGCTGCGCTAGAGCAGTTATCACCAACTCAATCAAACTTTCTTGCTATCCATTTTTGTATGCTGCATTGGCCATATACCTCGAAAAACTTCATTAATGTCAAGGAAGAGTTATGGGATGGCAACCATGCCCATTTCATGTATAAATCATTACTTCCGCAAGTGGACGCGCAATTTTCAGATTTATTACAAAAGTTAAAGCAGAAAGGCTATTTGGATAATGCCATTTTGTATGTGATGTCAGATCATGGTGATAGCTTCAATTTAAAAGAAGACCGAATGACAACGGCGTTAGAGCACGTACGTCCGACATCATATGGTCACGGCACCAATGTACTCGATCAGACTCAATCGGAAATACTTCTCGCCTATGCGGAGTATAAAAATGGTCGAAACGTCACAAAACCAGAAGTGTATAAAGGATTATTTTCTAATCTCGACATAGTGCCGACCATTGGCTCACAACTCGATATACAGATTGAAGGCACACAAGGTGTTGTCCTGCCTTCGAGCACCCCATCTCCACATGATAGTAATTTTGTCTTTGTCGAGTCATCACTGCCCATGAAAAACCTTAATACCAGTGAAATTGACGCTAAAAGTGTGATCAGTGAATCTGTTGATCATTACACTGTAAACGATGACGGTAACCTAGTGCTTAAAAGTGAGTCATATACAGACTTTCTAACCAAAATTCACCGTTCCATTTATCATCAGAAATGGCAATTGGCGCACTTACCAGAGTTTGATGAGTTTGTCGTTGTTGATTTAGAGAAAAAGCATGTGTCCTCAATTAAGGAGCATGAGGATAATGATGTCATCCTTAGTATGAAAGATAAATTTTGCAAGCACTATGCAAAGGATATTGAGGTTAGTTTACCTAATTTGTGCCTAGTAACGGAAATAAATGACGTAGCTCAAGGGGACTTGAATGAGTGACGATATTTTTTAGTCAATATTTTGTATTTATTTAATATTAGCGGCGTCTTAAGCTAGCTCTATTTTTGATATTAGTTATGAAATGGATCATCATGGGAATATGTGAGATTGCACATCAACCTGCTACTGTAGAGCAATGGCAACGATTGTTTTTTAAACCTTCACAACATCAAGTGCTAGACTCTGACTTAGAACCTAGCTTAAAACAGCGCGCTCAATCTTTGCATAATAGACTGTTATCCAAAGCCCTATTCTAAGCTGTACCCTATTCTAAGCTGTACCCTATTCTAAGCTATACCCTATTCTATGCTGTGCCCATTCTAAGCTGTGAGAGCCAAAGTAGCTTCGTATTGGTGTTAAGAACCTTCTGGGCTATTCAATCGGCTTTTCAGTAGCGAAGGTACGCTATCATTAGCAAACACTAGCCTTGGAATATTGATCACATGATGCTCATCTTTATTGTAGATATCTGGCAATAACTGCAGCTCACCTTGCTCATTAATCCATGCCGTTTGATAGGTAATAAGTACCGGAATGGGCTGTTCAAGTCTAAAGTGTGCTGTTTTGCCAGAATGTAACGCTGATTGCGTTCGTGTTGATGATATATTTTCATCATACTCGCTTAACGTGTTCGCTAAAAATGCCGCATCTTCTAAGCGTATGCAACCATGACTTAATGCTCTGTGCTTTAAATTAAACGCCGATTTTGCCGGTGTATCATGCAAATAAACCGAGTGGTCATTAGGAATATTAAATCGATAATACCCTAGCGCATTGTTGTCACCTGGTGATTGAACCAAGCGATATTCCTTTAGCATAGAAGGAATATCGATATTGGGTTTATCAATTTGTTTTGCTTGAGGTGAACTCCCTGTTCCTTTTAATAATTGAAAGTTCTGTCGTTTCAAAGACAAATAATCTTTCTTATATTCAGGCAGTAAGTCGTTGCGGATGATATTCCAAGTTGGTGTCCATGTTGGATTAACCGTTAAACGATTGATTTCAGTAACCATTGTTGGGGTTTGATTATCACTTTTGCCTACGACCACCTTCATTTCAAAAGCATTAGAGCCAGAGTCCTTCATAAACAATTTATAGCCGGGAATGTTGACTAATATATAGCGATTCGGCTCTGATTTAGGGTATGCGAACCAGCGCCATAAATTCATTTGTAACTGTTTAACGCGTTGCTCTGGGGTAATAGATAACTGTTCAAATGTCTTCGGGCCTAACCGACCATCAGCCACTAATGAATGGCGTTGTTGGAATCGTTTTAGCGCAGCAATAACGACCGAATCAAACACATCTTGGCGCTGTCTGGTTTGTGCCTTTTTAGGCAAATCGCCTAAATAAACTAAAGCCTGTCGTATTGCTTTCACTTTAGGGTGGCTTTGCCCCAATTTTGGGTAAAAGCTTACATCAACGGCGGG belongs to Thalassotalea sp. HSM 43 and includes:
- a CDS encoding sulfatase-like hydrolase/transferase; amino-acid sequence: MITIKRTYFRTLALILLFTVFCLAFRSTLQPISEFSILTLLSNEKVRKLLNPALIQEVGIFTLVLLVVHFVWAYIITVSCKVFFKRIENDSYKTLAWLNICSLHFLCVIAFNSYVSPTSLLGILRTSWLSSIAFNVFLISTVSALFLYNLYKYHSKKSVLIWTTAVVLACSPPLFITNENQHIAEQKPNVIIIGVDGLRPDHLTYRNFKHDLMPNLNNFLDNSVIYDKTYTVFPRTYVSWLSLLKSQYPISHGGRFNLTPDPLVSKDIPFLDTLKDEDYNTIWALDERRFNIIDESYGFDNVVGPKMGIADTLINTASDLPLINVLINTRFGYYFLPYINMNRAVGRTFSPESFNDAALEQLSPTQSNFLAIHFCMLHWPYTSKNFINVKEELWDGNHAHFMYKSLLPQVDAQFSDLLQKLKQKGYLDNAILYVMSDHGDSFNLKEDRMTTALEHVRPTSYGHGTNVLDQTQSEILLAYAEYKNGRNVTKPEVYKGLFSNLDIVPTIGSQLDIQIEGTQGVVLPSSTPSPHDSNFVFVESSLPMKNLNTSEIDAKSVISESVDHYTVNDDGNLVLKSESYTDFLTKIHRSIYHQKWQLAHLPEFDEFVVVDLEKKHVSSIKEHEDNDVILSMKDKFCKHYAKDIEVSLPNLCLVTEINDVAQGDLNE
- a CDS encoding L,D-transpeptidase family protein, with amino-acid sequence MPHFKNIRRISLGALLFLCAIFTSNAQSIDIIISNSGAAYNRSSDVNWLPEIQHQQFLNTLQHDYAWFKDGQATLTGIELQKLLLDLGWLNTSVTTDVASKNILNADANLTLGMLKLIDLSAHLYGTEVDSEDLLLQALQQKREGELLWSMIPNYDQVSLLRKYISKFRHLQRKKWPAVDVSFYPKLGQSHPKVKAIRQALVYLGDLPKKAQTRQRQDVFDSVVIAALKRFQQRHSLVADGRLGPKTFEQLSITPEQRVKQLQMNLWRWFAYPKSEPNRYILVNIPGYKLFMKDSGSNAFEMKVVVGKSDNQTPTMVTEINRLTVNPTWTPTWNIIRNDLLPEYKKDYLSLKRQNFQLLKGTGSSPQAKQIDKPNIDIPSMLKEYRLVQSPGDNNALGYYRFNIPNDHSVYLHDTPAKSAFNLKHRALSHGCIRLEDAAFLANTLSEYDENISSTRTQSALHSGKTAHFRLEQPIPVLITYQTAWINEQGELQLLPDIYNKDEHHVINIPRLVFANDSVPSLLKSRLNSPEGS